A window of Calditrichota bacterium genomic DNA:
CGATATCCTGGATATCGTGGTCATCTCGTACCTCCTTTATCGGGTCTACTTTTTCATTCGCGGCACGCGAGCAGCCCAGATGACCGTCGGACTGGTGGTGATCCTGGTCCTTTCGGTAGTGGCGCCCCTCTTCAACCTGGGCGCCCTAAGCTGGCTCTTCCAGAACCTTAAGACCATCTGGTTGGTTGCCTTCGTGGTTGTGTTTCAGCCGGAGCTCCGCAGGTTACTCATCTACATCGGCCAGACGCGGCTGGCGCGCTACCTTGTCAGCGTGGCCGGCACGCGCACCGTCGAAGAGGTGATCAAGGCCAGCCTGGAGCTCTCCAAGCGGGGTTACGGCGGCCTCATCGTCATGGTCAAGGAGACAGGCCTGAAGACGGTGGTGGAGACCGGGGTGCGACTGCAAGCGGAGGTCTCCGTGCCGCTCATTGTTTCCA
This region includes:
- a CDS encoding TIGR00159 family protein, which translates into the protein MVLFRIGFIPVTLFDILDIVVISYLLYRVYFFIRGTRAAQMTVGLVVILVLSVVAPLFNLGALSWLFQNLKTIWLVAFVVVFQPELRRLLIYIGQTRLARYLVSVAGTRTVEEVIKASLELSKRGYGGLIVMVKETGLKTVVETGVRLQAEVSVPLIVSIFNPRSPLHDGAIVIQNELIEAARCILPLSDNPQLDQTLGTRHRAAVGLSEESDAVVIVVSEETGTISIAYKGVLKRGMDEQTMRKELEQDLRVTPS